The following nucleotide sequence is from Pseudomonas sp. RC10.
TCTCATAGAGGTCCTCGCTCAGGGTTTCGGTAAGGTTATCGATCATCTTGCTCATGGACGTTCCGTGTTCAAGGGGGGGTGAAAAAGGTTGACCGGTGCTCGGGATAATTCGTTCCGAAAGACTGAACAACCGTCGACACGTGTACAGGTTTAACGTGTCGAGGGCTTATCCGAGTGTCGCGTCGTCGTTCAAAACGCGCTTCGGCTCTGTGAATGGATCGCCGTTTTCCCGACTCGAATCCTGCGTCAGCCATTTCTTGAACCGGGCCGGACTGCCGGTATACAGCGCATTCGCCGGAACGTCCGCGTTCACCACGCTGTTGGCGCCAATCACGCTGTTCTCGCCAATGCTGATGCCCGGCAGCACCACCGTACCCGCTCCGATCCACACGTTCGCGCCGATGCTGATCGGGGCGGAGCGCGTGTGGCTGTGGCGCAGCGCCGGGTTCAAGTCATGGGTAGTGGTGCAAAGGCGCACTTGCGGCCCGAGCATCGCGTCGGCGCCGATGGTAATGCCTGCCTGATCCAGAAAGACGCAACCGGCGTTGATCAAAACGTTCTTGCCCAAGGTGATGCGGCCGCGTTCGAAATAGAACGGTGGGCGGATGACCGCATTGCCCGCAGTCACAACGCCCGTCTTGCTTAAAAGACGATTGCTTTTCTTCTTGCCGAGGTCGTGAGTGCTGAGCAGCCGTGTGTACTCGGCCGGTTTGAGATGTTTTTTGAGGTTATACAGCCACAGCATCATGGGGTTCGGTCACGTGAGAAAGGGGATCGCCTGCCCAGTATTGAGCGCCGTCGTGATTCTAGCGCGTTGCCGAAAAGCCGTATGGAATGCTTGCGCGTTGCCGCTGTACAGAATGAAAAAGCCCGACACAGGGGTCGGGCTTCACTGAGCACTGACAAACTACGCACGGCCAGGCGCGGTTCGGGCTAGATGCCCCGACCGCCGAGCGACGGTTTCGAATCATCCCGGTTCGACCGATCCGCCGACGGCACTGGGTCATTGCTGGTCCGGGCCGGGTGCAATGGGTCAACGGCGGGATCGGAAGCGTCTGGGGATTCTGGATCGAATCCCAGATCAGGGTCGATCTTGCGCGGTGTTTCACCTGAAGTGGGTTCAGCCGGGCGAGTGCCAGCGCGATGATCGAAACCGGTCTCGTTGTCGGCCTGGCTGTTCACGCCTTTCTGCGAAACGTTGCCGGGCGCGTCGGGATTCATCTCCATCTCGATTCTCCATCCTCAAGGCATGGGATATCCACGCTCATACCTATCGGAAACGCCCGGCATCCAGGAGTGCCGCAAGATGGACGAATGGCACCAACAGGCCCGAAAGGTCGCAAACCGGCACGTCAAGGTCGGCCCTGTATCCTTAAGTATGATGGCAATCAGCTACGCTCCCGCTCACTATGGAGGCTGGCTGTGAGCCAAGCCAACCGATGTGTCGTCAAACCGAGGATGCCCACGGGACACGCTGGTGCTGTGAAAGCGGACGGACGTAGAGGTCAACGGATCGGTGACCACTGACTGCTTCAGAACGTACACACCAGAGGCCCATAGTGCTCGTACCCCTACCCGCGATCAAACGCGACCTTGAAGAAACCGCCGTTCATCTTGAACGCCTGTCTCAGTCGATGGCGGGCCATCTGGCCTACGCCACGTTTCGTCAGCCCCACCAGACCCACACGGAAATCGCCGGGAATATTCGGGGCATTCATTCCTCTGTTCAACAGTTGAAAGCAGCGGCTGCGCGCATTGATTAGCGCCCTGCCGCTGCCCGTCAGACATCCTGCGGTTTACCTGGCTGCGGAAGGGTAATCGCTGTAGCCCTGGGCTGCGCCGCCGAACAACGGACGTGGTGCGCAGGTACTGATCCACCAGGTAGCCATTGGCGCCATGAATCTCTACCCCATCGAAATCGGCACGAATGGCACGGCGGGCCACCTGACGGAAGTCGTCGACGATCTGGGCAATCTCGCTGCGGCTCAACGCCCGTGGTGTCGGAGAATCGACCATCGCGCCCTGCCCGGTCGCCGGGTCGACTTTCCAGATCTGCCCTTCGAAGGGTTCGGCGGACGGTGCCAGCAAAGGGCGTTTGAGCGGCGAGCGTCGAGATTGATCGGCATCGTCGCACAAGCCGCCTGCAGGCATAATCCCGTCGGCGGTTGAGGGATGGCCCGTCCGAATCGACCCGCCCGCGCTGCTCACCACCAGGAGGTCACTGTGCGCAAGGATTACCTCGCCTTTTTCATGTCGCTGTTTCTGTCTAGATTGGCGGATCAGATTCTGCTGTTCATCGTGCCGCTGGTGGTGTTCCAGACCACCCAAAGCGCCGCTTGGGCCGGGCTGGCGTTTTCCGTCGAGTCGCTGCCGCGCTTTTTGGCGTTTCCCGTGTGCGGGGCGCTTTGCGATAAATACCCTCCGGTCAGAATCCTGCACATCAGCCAGGTGTACCGCGCGGTGCTGTGTTTGCTGGCGATGGCGCTTTATGGGGTCTTCGGCGGGATCGGCTGGTTGGTGGCGCTGTCGGCACTCTGCGGGGTGCTGACGACCCAGGGGGTCATGGCGCGGGAAGTGCTGATGCCTCACATTTTTCATCACTACCGCTACACCCAAACGCTGTCTTACTCGCAGATCGCCGATCAGACCGGGCTCGTCCTCGGGCCACTGCTGGCGGCTCTGATGCTGGAAGTCTGGGCTTGGCATTGGGTGGTGTTGGGCATCGCCGGGCTGTTTCTGCTGGCCGACCTGAGCATGCTGATGTGGCAGCGCCTCAGCCATGTCACCCTTGAGGTGTTCGAGCCCACCCAAGGCCTCTGGCTGCAACCGTTGAGAGTGGCCTTCGGGCACATCCGGGATCGGGCGGAACTGAAGAAAATCATCACGCTGGCCGTGGGCGTCAACCTGATCGTCGGCGTGACCCTGGCCACTTCGGCGGCCATGGTGATCGGCGAGTACGGCGCCGACAAGGACCACTACGCCGGGTTGCAGGCGGCGGGTGCGGTGGCCACGATTCTGATTCTGTTTGTGCTGGCGCGCGTTGCGCTGCCCTTGCGGCTGTTGGGCGGAGCCGGGTATTCGATGATCGCCGTGGGCGCTTTCGTCTGTGCACTGAGCCCGAATTTGCTGGGCTACGGCCTGGGGTTTCTGCTGATCGTCGTGTTCGACAAGGTCTTCAACGTCTACATGCGCACCACCCGTCAGCGCGTGATTCCCGCTCAGGACTTCGGCAAAACCGTGGGCGTGATCACCCTGCTCAACAACCTCTCGCAGCCGTTTGCCGGCCTGCTGGTGGCGCTGCTCGCGGCGCCGTTGGGCACGCAACCGGTGGTTTTGATTCTCGCGGTGCTGGCGAGTCTCTTGGGCGGCGGTGCAGGGTGGTGGTTTGCCAAAGAACATCGCCCCGCCGCCGTGACCTCGATCCTTGAGGCCGATCAGCACGCGGGGAAATGAGCCGGTGCCTCAGCTCAGATACCGTTCCACCAGACGTGCCCAATACGCCGCGCCAATGGGCAGGTTCTTGTCATTGAAGTCGTACGCCGGGTTGTGAACCATGCAGCCGTCTTCTCCCACGCCATTGCCCAGCCGCAGAAAGCATCCGGGCCGCTGTTCCAGCATGTAAGCGAAGTCTTCGCTGGACATGAGCTGGTCAGCGTGGGGAATGATGTGCGCGTCGCCCACCAGTTCACGGGCAACCTGCAAGGCGAACTCGGTTTCAGCGGGCGTGTTGTCGATCACCGGGTAGCCTTCCATGTAATCGATGGTCGCCGTGGCCCCGTAGCTGCTGGCCTGCGCGTGAACCAGCGCTTGCACACGTTCCTTCAACAGCGCGCGCACGGGCTTGCTGAACGAACGAATGCTCAGCTCCAGATAGGCGCTGTTGGAGATGACGTTGTTGGCCACCCCCGCCTGCAACAAACCGACGGTGACCACCGCAGGTTCTACCGGATTGACGTTGCGCGCGACGACGGTCTGCAGCGCCATGACGATGCTCGACGCCACCACGATGGGGTCCACCGTCAGGTGTGGTCGGGCCGCGTGACCACCGTGGCCGTGCACGGTGATCGCCACTTTGTCGCTCGCCGACATGAACGCACCACTGCGAAACAGAAAGGTACCCGGCGCCTCTCCCGGATGGTTGTGAAGGCCGAACACGGCGTCGCAGGGAAAGCGCTCGAACAGCCCGTCTTTCACCATGCGCTGCGCGCCGCTGTCGAAGCCCTTCTCCTCGGCAGGCTGGAAATACAGGTGAACCGTTCCGGTGAAATTCCGGGTGCGCGCCAGGTATTCAGCCGCCCCCAGCAACATAGTGGTGTGACCGTCGTGACCGCAGGCGTGCATGGTTCCCGCATGAACACTGGCGTAAGGCAGGCCAGTCTGCTCGGTCAGCGGCAAGGCATCCATGTCCGCCCGAAGGCCGATACGCTTGCCACTGCCCACCGTCAACGTGCCGACGACGCCGGTTTCGCCAACGCCTTCAGTGACGTCATACCCCCACGCGCGCAACTTGCCAGCCACCAGCGCGGCGGTTTCGAACTCTTCATAGGCCATTTCAGGGTGCTGGTGAATATGGCGGCGTATCCGGGTCAGCTCATCCGTCATGGGCTGGAGGTCGTCGATTTCGCAGTAATGGGGTTCAGTGTTCATCCGAAACATACCTGACGATAAGAAATGAAAGTGCGTGAATCATGCCGATCACGGCGCATCGGGTTGAGGCATCACAGGCGCTGGCAAACGCAGGGCCAGCGTGCAGACACCGCCAATGACCAACAGCGCCGCCATCGCGGCCATCCCGGTGACAAACGAACCCGTGAGGGTTTTCAGGAACCCGATGATGGACGGGCTGACAAAGCCGCCGAACGCGCCGATGCTGTTGATCAACGCAATGCCACCCGCCGCCGCAGTGCCTTTCAGGTAGGTCGAAGGCCTCGCCCAGAACACGGCATAAGCGGCATAGGTCGATAAGGTCGCCAACGTGATGCTCCCCAAAGCGAGCGGCAGGTTGCCGCTGCTGAAACCGGTCAGGACTAGCCCTCCGGCCCCCATGAACGCTGGCACCGCGCCGTGCCATCGGCGCTCGCTGAGCCGGTCGGAGCGCCGGGCGTTGATCATCATTGCCACGATGGCGGCGCTGTACGGAATGACCGAGTACAGCCCGATGTCGACAATGTCCTTCACGCCCGCATCCCGCAGCAGGGTCGGCAACCAGAAGCTGACCGTATAAAGCCCGCAGATGAGGCAGAAGTAAATCAGCGCCATCACATAAATCCGCCAGTCCTTCAACGCCGCCGCAAAGGTGTGCTGTTTCGACGGCGGCGTCTGTTCGAGATCGTTCGCCAACCACTGCTTTTCTTCTGTGCTCAGCCACGGCGCCTGGGCGGGTGAATCACTCAAAAAGAAGTACGCGACCACCCCCAAGAGAATGCATGGCGCCCCCTCCAGGATGAACATCCATTGCCAGCCTTCAAGCCCCTGGGCCCCGGCGAAGGCCTGCATGATCCAGGTGGACAACGGCCCGCCGACGATATTCGACACCGGCCCCGCCAACAACACGCACGCCATGACCTGCGCCCGGCGTTTGCCGGAAAACCACAGCGTCAGGTAGAGGATCATGCCGGGGGCGAATCCAGCCTCGAATACCCCGAGAAAGAAACGCAATACGTAAAAGGTGGTGCTGTCATGGACGAACAGCATCGACGTCGAGGCCACGCCCCACAACAGCATGATGCGGCTGAGGGTCTTGCGAATCCCCACCCGCGCCAGCCACAGGTTGCTTGGCACTTCGAACATCACATAGCCAATGAAGAAAATCCCGGCGGCCAGCCCGTACGCGGCATCGGTCAGACCGAACTCCTGCTGCATCGCGATCTTGGCGTAACTGATGTTGACCCGATCCAGATAGGCCAGCGAATAACACAGCAACAGGAACGGCAGCAGCCGCCAACTGATCTTGCGGTACATCCTGCCCAAAGCCCCGTCATCCGGGGGTGACACGGTAATCAGCGTTGCGGCGTAAGCCATGGTGATGTCCTCGAACACTCTGCGTTGTTGTTCTTGTTGTCTGGAACCGATGAGCTTGGCATCGCCCGATTGACACAAAGTATGAGAAGGATGAAGACTGCGAACAATAGCAATACTCGCTGACGAGCGTTGCCTTTTAGTCAACGGTAAGGAGACGCCGACAGTGCAACGAATTGGCCTGAGTGAACGACGTTTGCACTACTTTCTCGCCGTGGCAGAAACCGGCTCGATACGCGGCGCGGCAGACCATCTGAATGTCGAAGCGTCGGTGGTCAGCCGGCAAATTCATCAGCTCGAAAGCGAGCTGGGTGTGCAATTGCTCCAGCGCCACGGCCGAGGCGTCATTCCGACCGAAGCCGCCGAGCTGGTGATCAACCATTGCCGCGAACGACGCTCCAGTGAAACGCTGCTGCTGACCCAGATTTCTGAACTGCAGGGGCTGGAGCGTGGCGAAATTCATATCGTTGCAGGGGAAGGTTTTCGCGAGGAATTGGTGCGCTGGGTGCTTCAGGATTTCTGCCAGCAACACCCCAAGCTGAAGGTGACGCTGGAATTCGCCAACGCCGTGGACACCGTGCGCATGCTCGCCAACGATCAGGCCCACCTCGGCCTGGCGTATCGCCCGCCCATCGACCCGGCCGTGCGCACCGTCATGCAACGCAAACAGCCCATGTGCGTGATCGCCTGGCCTGGCCATCCCCTGACCCGGAAGAAACAGCCGCTGGCCCTGAGCGACGTCTGCCCCTATCCGGTGGGGATGATGTCCAACGGCTTTGGCCTGAGCAACCTGGTCAAACTGGCGCAGTACCACGACCGTGTGCAGTTCGAATCCAGCCTGGTGACCAACTCCATCGCCACCCTGAAAAGCTACGTGAAGGCTCAGCTTGGCGTGACTTTTCTTTCGTCCCACGCCGTGGCAGATGAAGTCGCGGACGGCAGCCTTGTCGCGCTCCGCACCCGTAGCGAGGTGTTCGAAACCGCAGAGGCGCACATGCTGGTGCGCGCCGATCGGCAGCCATCGGTGGCGGTCGAGCGGCTCTTGCAAATGCTTGAGGAGAAGGCGCTGTTTTGAGCGTTCCGGTGGTCCGTTGAACCCACATAAGCTTATGTGTATTGGGTATTTACGGTGCGTCGCCCGGACTGGATACCCTGACGCCCCTTCCCTTTCATAAGCGTGAACCATGCACATCCCTTTCAAAACAGCCGTGTGGGTAGCGGCCTTTCAGGTGGCAGGTTTGTGGGCGAGCATTGCCCAAGCCGCCGTCGAGTATCCGCAAACCGTTCGCGTTGGCTACCAGAAAGGCAACAGCCTGGTGGTCCTGAAAAATCGCGGGACGCTGGAAAAAGCCCTCGCGCCTCACGGCGTCAAAGTGGTGTGGCAAGAGTTCGCGTTCGGGCCGCCGCTGGTCGAAGGCATCAACAGTGGCGACATCGACATCGGCTTCGTGGGCGCGACCCCGCCCGTGTTCGCCCAGGCGGGCGCCGGGCCTGATGTGACGTACGTCGGCTACAGCGAACCCTATCAGGACAACTACGCCATTCTGGTGCCGAAGGGCTCCACCGCGCAGTCGCTTGCGGATCTGCGTGGCAAACGGATTGCCGTGGCCAAGGGGTCTGCGGGCCAATACCTGCTGATCGCCGCGCTGGAGCAGGCCAAGCTGAAACTCGGTGACGTGGAAGAAGCCTATCTGGGTTACAGCGAAGGCCGGGCGGCGTTCGAGCGGGGCGACGTGGCCGCGTGGGTGGTGCCGGACCCACGCCTCGCCGACACCGAACTGTCGAGTGGCGCCCGTCCGCTGATCACGGCGCGCAGCCTGCCGATTCAATACAGCTTCTACATCGCGCCGCGCCCCTTCGCCAAACGCTACCCGGAAACCCTCGCCACCGTGCTGCGCGAGCTGGACAGCACCGAGCACTACGTTCAGAGCCATCAACAGGAAGTCGCGCAGCTGCTGAGCGACGACACCAAGGTGCCCGTGCCGGTGTGGATTCGGTCGCTGGCCCGCCAGCCGTGGGGCGTGCATTTTCCGTTGAGCCCTCAGGTGATTGAGGCCCAGCAACAGGTGGCCGATGCGTTCTATCGCAACCAATTGCTGCCGAAGGCCGTGCACGTCGCTGACGCGGTGGTCGATCTGGAGCATCCGCAATGAGCCGACAACTGCACCTCGGTGCCTTTCTCATGGGCGTCGGCCACCACGCCAGCGCCTGGCGCCTGCCCGACGCGCAACCCGGCAATCTGACCAGCCCGGCCTACTTCAAGGCCTTGGCCCAGACCGCCGAGCGCGGCAAGTTCGACTACCTGTTTTTCGCCGACCGTCTGGCCTTGTCCGACCGCTTCGGCGACAACCTCGACGCCAGCGTGCGCTACCTCACCAGTTCCCGCCTCGACCCGGTCGCATTGCTGGGCCTGCTGGCGGGCGCGACGTCGCACATCGGCCTCGCGGCGACAGCGTCGACCACCTTCAATCACCCCTTCACTCTCGCGCGCACCTTCGCCACGCTGGACCACCTCAGCGAAGGCCGCATCGGCTGGAACATCGTGACCTCCACCAACGACGGCGAAGCGCTGAACCACAGCGCCGAGCCGATCCTCGAACACGAACTGCGCTACCGGCGTGCGCGGGAGTTCGTCGAACTGGCGATCAAACTGTGGGACAGCTGGGAAGACGACCCCTTCATCCACGACAAGGTCACGGGGGAGTTTGCCCATCCCGAGCGGGTGCATTACCTCAATCACGCCGGGGAATTCTTCAACGTGCGCGGCCCGCTCAACGTGCCGCGCTCGCCGCAGGGTCACCCGGTGCTGATTCAGGCGGGCTCTTCGGACACCGGCCAGGATTTCGCTGCGAGCGTCGCCGACGTGATCTTCACCGCACAGCCCGATTTGCAAAAAGCCAAGGCGTTTTACGAGACGGTCAATCAGCGCCTGCTCGCTCAGGGGCGGCCCGCCGGTTCGCTGAAAATCATGCCGGGCGTGATGCCGTTCGTGGGCAAGAGCAAAGACGAAGCGCTGGCCCGATTCGCCGAGCTGGAGGACAACGTGCACCCCCTCGCCGGGCTGGCGCTGTTGTCTGACAGCATGAACCACGACCTCTCGGTCTACCCGCTGGACGAGCCGTTGCCGGAGGTGAAAGAGATACGCGGCAACCAGAGCCGCTTCAAACTCGTGCAGGAACTCTCGCAACGCGAAGGCCTGACCCTGCGCCAACTGGGCAAACGCTTTGGTGGCAGTCGCTCCCATCGGGTGCTGGCGGGCACGGCCAGCGAAGTCGCGGATGATCTTGAACAGTGGTTCACGGAACGCGCTTGCGACGGCTTCAACATCATGCCGCCCTACCTGCCTCAAAGCCTCGACGATTTCGTCAACGGTGTGGTGCCCGAGCTGCAGCGACGGGGCCTGTTTCGACGGGAGTACAGCGGACGCACCCTGCGCGAACATCTGGGGCTGGAGCGGCCTGCGAACGGCCCTCGCGCCTGAAGGCGTCCGATCAGGGCGCCTTTACAACCACCAGATTTTCGCGACTGATGATGTCCGGTTCGGCGACATAACCGATTTGCCTGGAAAACGCTTCGACGAACTGGCCACGCAGCTTTTGAATTTCCTGCGAGCTGTAGTTGACCAGCCCCCGCGCCCACTCAACGCCGTCGGCGCCTCGGCACACCACCATGTCGCCACGCTGAAACACGCCTTCGCTGCGCAGGATCATCAACGCGGTGATGCCCGTCGTGGCCGATGCGCTGCCGTCGATGATCTCCAACGTCCCGCGCATGGGCAGTTGATTGGACAGCCAGCGTCCTCGGGACGCCGCCGGGTGGGTATCAGAGATCAGCAGCGTGCCGACCGATGCGCCCGCAGCGATGGCATCGAGAATGCCGTCCTGGCGCCCATCGGCGATCACCGTGTGGGCACCTGAACGGGCCGCCAGCCGCGCCGAGCGCAACCAGGAGCGCACATCGACGCCGAAGTGTTCAGTCATGTCGTGCGCGTAGCGATCCAGCGAGGCATCCCCGGCAGCGGCTTCATCGATCACCGCTGTGGCCTGATCGGTTTCAAGGCCCTGGCTCGTAATCAGGAAGCCTTCCAGCTCGGTCAGCAAAATGTACACATCCGCCTGCACCAGATTGACCACCAGCGCCCCCAGACTGTCGGTGTTTCCCGCGCGAATCCCGTGGGTGGCCAAGGCACAGTTCTCGCTGACCAACGGGATCACGCCCTGCCCGAGCAAGACTTGCAGCGTGCTGCGTGCGTTGAGGTAGTGCTTGCGGTGGGACAGGTCATCCTGTGTCAGCAGAATCTGCGCAGATTGAGCGCCCGCGTGCGCCAGCGCCTGCGCCCAGAGCTGGGTCAGCCTGATCTGATCGATCGCGGCCAGGGCCTGCGCCTGATGCAAGGGCAGCGCGACGCCCGTGGAGGCACCCGCACCAGGCGTCGAGACCACAACGACTTCAAGCCCTCGTTGACGCAGGGCCATCGATTGAGCGGCCAGCCTGCCGATAGCATCCGGATTGAAGCCGTCGGTTGCCGCAATCAGGCGGTTGTCGACGTGGATGACCCAGCGCTGGGTGGTCGCGATCGCTTCACGCATGTGGCTACCTCACTGTTTGTTCTGGGCCCGGATGACAGCGCATCCGGATCACGCGATTGGCGTAACGGTCACGCCGTCGCTCATCTGTGCCAAGAGGCTGGCAGACTGAAGGTCCGCGCTGTTGGAGCCATGGATGACATACAGGCACTGCCCCGCCGTTACCCGGTCGCCCAGCCCGACCTTGAGGTCGATGCCAGCGGATTTATCGGCCGGCGCACCGGCGCGTCGGGCCAGCTCACCGATGCGCCAGCCGTCCAGTGCACTCACCTCCCCTGCCGCACTCGCACACACCGCGAAGGTCAGCGCACCGGGCAACACGGGCGCTCGCCGACCCTGGGCGTCGATGATCCGCTCAAACGCCGCATTGGCCTCGCCATTGGTCAGCAGTTCCTCCGCGCGGCGACGACCGGCTTCCACACTGCCGATGGCCGGGTCCCACGCCAGAATCTGTCCCGCGAAAAAAAGCGCCTTGTCGCGCAAGTCCTGCGCCGCCTCCGGATCATTGGCCAGCACCGCCCGCACGTCGCGCACCTCCAGCGAAGGCCCGATGCCGCGACCGATAGGCCGGCTTCCGTCTGTGGCAAACGCCACCACGGTCAGACCGAGCCCGGCCCCGACCCGCTCGAACAAATCGCCCAATTCCCTCGCCTGGGCCTGCGTCCTGAGTTTGGTGCGCGGGCCGTACGGCAGATCGACCACCACGTGGGTCGAGCCAGCGGTGAGCTTTTTCGAGAGGATCGACGCCACCGACCACCGATTGGAATCAAGCCCCAACGGCCGGGTGATGGCGTTCATCACATCGTCCACCCGTGAGTGATTGAGTCGCCCATTCCAGGCAATGCACGCCCCCGCCTCAGCGACACAACGCTGCACGTCGGCGATGTCCAGGTCCACTCGCGCCACGGACTCCATGGCGTCCGCCGTGCCCGCCGCAGACGTGATCGCCCGGGACGATGTTTTGGGCATCGCCAGGCCGTGAGCCGCGACGATGGGCACCACCAGCAAGGTGATGCGGCTGCCGGGGACCCCACCCATCGAGTGCTTGTCGACCACGATCGGGCGGTCCCATGTCATCGTCGGGGAGAAGCGGCTGCGCACCCTGGCCAGCGCGACGACCTCGGCGTCGGACAGGCTGCGCGTGGCGCTGACCAGAAACGCACTAATTTCGCCATCCGTGTAACGCCCCTCGATGATGTCGCGCAGCAGCATTTCATACTCGGGTTCGCCCAGCTCTTGCCCCTGAACCTTCTGAATCAGGGCCTGACGACTGGCCGGTGAGGGCGTGCGGCGCAAGGCGATCTCGGCGCCCTCGGCAACCCGCCAATGGGCGAACGCTTCCTCGCTCAACCCGATTTCGTCCGCCGCCAGCAACCCCGGCGCGTCCAGCCCTTGAATCTGTACGCTCAACGATGCGGTGTCGGCCAGGAGGTCGACTTTCGAGCCGCCCAAATAATCGCCGACCGACAGCACGGCGCTGTGAAGGGGCAGGTAGGCCACCCGCTCCAGGCCCGTCGAGATCGGTACACGGCGCAGACGTACCCGTTGAGAGGCGTTCGCCAACGCATGAACGAATGCGCTGACCCCCTGCTCAAGCGCGCCGTCGTTGTTGACACGGATCGTTTCGATGTCCACGGGCAACGGCTCGACCTGACGCATCACCCGCGCGCCCGCCTCCAAGGCGTTTTCCCGGCCACGGGCGAGAATGCGCGCCGCCAGGACGTCGAGCGACGCCGTGACTTCCACCACCACGAGCCTGGGCACCAGCCCGGCCAGTTGACGAATCATTTTGCGTGAGCCGTTGGCGATGACGTTGCAGCCCTCGCCCAACGCGGTCAGCAAATCAGCAGACAAACCGTATGACAGTCCATGCGCGTCCCAGGTGACCAGAAACGCCCCTGCACTCACGGACGCCGAGAATTGAGCCTCGGTGACGCCGATGTGGTCCTCGCCTGGTGCGCCCGAGGGGCGCGTGATCGTGCGACGAGCGAACACGTATCGACCGGTGTCACCGAGTTGGGCGCGGGCGCCTTCGATCAACGAATCCTTACCGGCACCGCTGGGGCCGACGACAAAGAAGAAGATGCCCTGCGCCATGTGACTTACTCCGCCTCGTCCAGGCCGATGTCTACACACACCGCGGCCTGATTGAGCTTGCTGGTCGAGATGTAGTCGACACCGGTCTTGGAAATCGCGCCGATGGTCGACAGGTTGATGCCGCCGGACGCTTCCAGTTTGGTGCGCCCATTGACCATTTTCACCGCCTCGGCCATGTCCGCCACGCTCATGTTGTCGAGCATGATCACGTCGACATTGGCCTCCAGCGCTTCGGCCACTTGGGTGAGGCTGTCGCATTCGACTTCGAGCTTGGTCAGCACGGGCAACTGGCGACGCGCGCGCTGTACCGCCTGGGTGATGCCGCCGCACACCGCAATGTGGTTGTCTTTGATCATCACGCCGTTGTCCAAGCCCAGGCGATGGTTAAGACCACCACCGCACGTCACCGCGTGTTTCTCAAGCATGCGCAGGCCGGGCGTGGTTTTGCGGGTGTCGATCAGGCGTGCACGGCTGCCGGCAACGGCGGCCACGTATTTGGCGGTCTCGTTGGCGATCCCCGACATGCGCTGCACGATGTTCAGCGCCGTACGTTCGGCTGTCAGAACGCTGCGCGCGTTGCCACGGACATCGATCATCACCGTACCGGCTTCGATTTTCTGACAGTCCTTCACCCGCACGATCACCTCCAGCGTCGGGTCGTAACGCTTGAACACCCGTGCGGCGATGTCGATGCCGGAGACGATCAGCGTCTCGCGAGCGTTCATGTAGAAAGCGCCCACTTCGTCCGCTTCGATCATCACTTGAGCGGTCAGGTCGCAATAACCGATGTCTTCGGCCAGCCAAAGGTCGATCAGGCGGTCAGTCTGGAATACGTCATACATCGTGGTTACCCCTATGTGTGGATACAGTTCGGTGAAGGTCGGTTATCGGTGCTGCAATTTTTTGTCGAGCAGCAGCATCAGGCTGTTGCAGGTGACGGCGATGACGG
It contains:
- a CDS encoding aliphatic sulfonate ABC transporter substrate-binding protein translates to MHIPFKTAVWVAAFQVAGLWASIAQAAVEYPQTVRVGYQKGNSLVVLKNRGTLEKALAPHGVKVVWQEFAFGPPLVEGINSGDIDIGFVGATPPVFAQAGAGPDVTYVGYSEPYQDNYAILVPKGSTAQSLADLRGKRIAVAKGSAGQYLLIAALEQAKLKLGDVEEAYLGYSEGRAAFERGDVAAWVVPDPRLADTELSSGARPLITARSLPIQYSFYIAPRPFAKRYPETLATVLRELDSTEHYVQSHQQEVAQLLSDDTKVPVPVWIRSLARQPWGVHFPLSPQVIEAQQQVADAFYRNQLLPKAVHVADAVVDLEHPQ
- a CDS encoding MFS transporter gives rise to the protein MAYAATLITVSPPDDGALGRMYRKISWRLLPFLLLCYSLAYLDRVNISYAKIAMQQEFGLTDAAYGLAAGIFFIGYVMFEVPSNLWLARVGIRKTLSRIMLLWGVASTSMLFVHDSTTFYVLRFFLGVFEAGFAPGMILYLTLWFSGKRRAQVMACVLLAGPVSNIVGGPLSTWIMQAFAGAQGLEGWQWMFILEGAPCILLGVVAYFFLSDSPAQAPWLSTEEKQWLANDLEQTPPSKQHTFAAALKDWRIYVMALIYFCLICGLYTVSFWLPTLLRDAGVKDIVDIGLYSVIPYSAAIVAMMINARRSDRLSERRWHGAVPAFMGAGGLVLTGFSSGNLPLALGSITLATLSTYAAYAVFWARPSTYLKGTAAAGGIALINSIGAFGGFVSPSIIGFLKTLTGSFVTGMAAMAALLVIGGVCTLALRLPAPVMPQPDAP
- a CDS encoding DapH/DapD/GlmU-related protein, with product MMLWLYNLKKHLKPAEYTRLLSTHDLGKKKSNRLLSKTGVVTAGNAVIRPPFYFERGRITLGKNVLINAGCVFLDQAGITIGADAMLGPQVRLCTTTHDLNPALRHSHTRSAPISIGANVWIGAGTVVLPGISIGENSVIGANSVVNADVPANALYTGSPARFKKWLTQDSSRENGDPFTEPKRVLNDDATLG
- a CDS encoding M20 aminoacylase family protein is translated as MNTEPHYCEIDDLQPMTDELTRIRRHIHQHPEMAYEEFETAALVAGKLRAWGYDVTEGVGETGVVGTLTVGSGKRIGLRADMDALPLTEQTGLPYASVHAGTMHACGHDGHTTMLLGAAEYLARTRNFTGTVHLYFQPAEEKGFDSGAQRMVKDGLFERFPCDAVFGLHNHPGEAPGTFLFRSGAFMSASDKVAITVHGHGGHAARPHLTVDPIVVASSIVMALQTVVARNVNPVEPAVVTVGLLQAGVANNVISNSAYLELSIRSFSKPVRALLKERVQALVHAQASSYGATATIDYMEGYPVIDNTPAETEFALQVARELVGDAHIIPHADQLMSSEDFAYMLEQRPGCFLRLGNGVGEDGCMVHNPAYDFNDKNLPIGAAYWARLVERYLS
- a CDS encoding MFS transporter — its product is MRKDYLAFFMSLFLSRLADQILLFIVPLVVFQTTQSAAWAGLAFSVESLPRFLAFPVCGALCDKYPPVRILHISQVYRAVLCLLAMALYGVFGGIGWLVALSALCGVLTTQGVMAREVLMPHIFHHYRYTQTLSYSQIADQTGLVLGPLLAALMLEVWAWHWVVLGIAGLFLLADLSMLMWQRLSHVTLEVFEPTQGLWLQPLRVAFGHIRDRAELKKIITLAVGVNLIVGVTLATSAAMVIGEYGADKDHYAGLQAAGAVATILILFVLARVALPLRLLGGAGYSMIAVGAFVCALSPNLLGYGLGFLLIVVFDKVFNVYMRTTRQRVIPAQDFGKTVGVITLLNNLSQPFAGLLVALLAAPLGTQPVVLILAVLASLLGGGAGWWFAKEHRPAAVTSILEADQHAGK
- a CDS encoding LysR family transcriptional regulator, whose product is MQRIGLSERRLHYFLAVAETGSIRGAADHLNVEASVVSRQIHQLESELGVQLLQRHGRGVIPTEAAELVINHCRERRSSETLLLTQISELQGLERGEIHIVAGEGFREELVRWVLQDFCQQHPKLKVTLEFANAVDTVRMLANDQAHLGLAYRPPIDPAVRTVMQRKQPMCVIAWPGHPLTRKKQPLALSDVCPYPVGMMSNGFGLSNLVKLAQYHDRVQFESSLVTNSIATLKSYVKAQLGVTFLSSHAVADEVADGSLVALRTRSEVFETAEAHMLVRADRQPSVAVERLLQMLEEKALF